ACACCCTCCTTTGGTATGTAAAGAAGTTCATTATCCCATGCTATCCTTTTCTGAGGGCCTCTTTGGACATTACGCATTTTCCGGAGGCTATTTGCTGATGACATTGCTGAGCTGGGGTTCCCTTTGCACAATGACTTAGATCCATCCTGTAAGATCAAGTGCAACACAACGATTTATCCACTTATGATGTAGAATCTTAATAACAACATTAGATTATACGGTACCACTGCAAGGCATGTAAAAATTCCGTTGAGTGCGTGATTCTCCGCGTTTCTCTGCCTGAACATCCTTTTTTCCCTCTCTTCCTTCTCCATCATCAATCTCAATGAATCAACTGATGTATCGATATCTCCATTGACCTGCTCCTATGAAACATCGAAAGAGTAACACAGTTCTCACTGTAAGTCATGGGAAAGGGGTCATCTAAAGAAATAGATAAATTAGTTTTGAAGAACAGGAATACCTTTGAGCCTTCAGGACGAACTTTGGCGATCAATTCTGGGTCCCGGCCCAAGAAAAGATAATGAAAGATTTCCAACAAAAGAAGGTTTTCATGCTTGAGATAACCAGAGGGCTCATCAATATGTTGAGCTAGCACTAAGATTAGGTCCATCATATTTTCTTTAAACATGAGTTCTAAAAAGCTGTCAGCCAGGTACAATAACTGGGTAGCTTCCCCAGATGCCTTCTGAGGCAATGTGATTTCTTGAATAGCCAAGACGTTGCGCAATAAAGTAAGCACCAACTGTACTAGCTTCCAGTCATCTTCCGTGAATGAAGTTCTGATTGCATTGAAAAGTAAGTCACGCTCAACTTACTAGAACAAAGGAAACATAGTGTAATTGAACTAGTATAATGTGAACAGAATGGAATGAGAATGACAGAACATGCATGACATTTGCACAATTGGCTTTTATGCAACCGAACAGAAAAGGATAAATATAATATATTTTTAAGGAATAAGCATAAATAGTCTTTTGGGCACTACTTACACTTGAATGGGTACAAATACCTTATCTTTGGTCACAGTTTGATTGGAAGAAAATAAATCCCAAAAGCATATTTTTATTTCATGAGCATAGTCCAGTGCAGATGAAGATAGCATCAAATTGACATGTGGATCAGGCATAATCATCTTTCTCATATGCCAGTGACATTGATAAATTAAAACTTACAGATTTATTACAGCATAATAAAAGCATGGCCTCATCTGATACACAAGTGAAACTCAAAGTAGCAACAGAAGAGAATTCACCTTTCCAAATGATCCAATGGGTCCTCAAGAAGAGACACAATCACTGCGATTGCAACATTCCGTGTGAGTGCAGCCTTCAAATCCCACAGATACTCTATCTGCTGAGCAACATCCTCTGATGAAGGATCGACAGGCATGGTGAGGAATACCAAAACTTTCACTTCAAAGAAAAGAGGAAAACATTAGACCTTGTAGTGTCAGATTAGTTAATCCAACTGAAAGCACAATGTGTGACCTTGTAGTGTCACATTAGTTAATCCAACTGAAAGCACAATGTGTAGCTATATAAAGGGGAAAAGACAAATATTACAGTGATAAGACTCAATTCCAGATGAATTACAAGTAAATCAAAATGTGACCCTTAGAGTAACAGATATTTAGGTCTATAAGGTCAAAACATGCCACGAAGGTGTGTGCATTCTTATCAGATTATCATATCCTAATCTATAAGACTGAATTACCCCCATGATAATTTCTTACAGTTTTTACCAAATTGTTATGGCCGAAAGTAGCAATCAAGATTCTGTTTCTCAAGAGATTAATGCTCAAAGATTTATGGCGGAAGTTTGCTAAAAAAATCCACCATGGAGACCAATTCAGTGGCTAGAGCAATGCATATTTGTGAATATAGGGAGTAGAGTCTGGGGCCTTCCATGCATAACCAAGTTCAAAAATGATGCATATTTGTCAATATAAGGAGTAAAGGGATGATGAACTTCAGTCTGGCTAACTAACTCTTCCATTCCATGCATAACCAAGTTTGTGATTTTCCTGAAGTTCAAAACTACATACTGGTATCCTCGGATAAGAAAAAAATGCATACTAAAAATAGATAGAGGATACTGTTATTTAACAAACAGATCCGAAATGGCAGACGCTAGTTTTTGTTCAACAGTATAAGCTGGTTGCACAACAGAACTGCGCAGGTATGCACAATAGGAGAAATGATGGCCAGTATCATAATTTGCACATAAGCTGGTTGTTACATAATGATGGCCAGTATCACAATAGGAGAAATAATATAAGCTGGTTGTTACATAATGTGCACATAAGCTTCGGCGAATCGAGACAGCAAAATGTGGACAGTGTCAGAGACTCCTCTACCCACAAAATCAGTTCTCTAATCTAATTGCTCGAGACTGACAGATCTTGTGCGGGTTCCGTCCGTGCAGACCATGACAACAACTTCAGAGTTTCAGGAAGGGGGGATAGAAAATGTACCTGCCGTGATGACGAGGTTGCGGTCGGACTGGTAGTTCTCGATGATGGGCACCAGATCCCTGGACGCGATCCTCCACTTGCAGACCTGCTTGAAGACCTCCCGCCGCTCCGGGTCGTCCCGCCGCAGCAGCCTCTGCAGATCCTTCAGGTTGTCTGCACAAACGCGCGCGCAGCGGAAGTCAGAGAACACCAGACGGAGGCGGACGCGCGCAAGGGGTAGGAGAGCGGGCGGCGGTACCGAGGCAGTGTTCGCCCTTGACGTAGCCGACGGCGCccccgtcgtcgtcctcctcggcgGCCCCGAGGCCGGCGCAGGTGAGCGAGAGCATCGCCGAGTCCATGCCGCTCCGCTAGGGCCGGTGCGTGGAggcgggggtggggtggggtggggggaggaGAGGTGGATCCAGCGAGGTGGGAGGGAAGCGGTGTGGAGAAGACGATGGATTTGGGGGATTTttgccgccgccgcgcgccattaCGGTGGGGTTTTCCCGCGCTTTTGGCCCCGCTTGGTGGGCCGTCGCAGGCCCTTGCTCTCTCCCGTCCCCCACATAGGCTCCTACCCATTCGGCCCAACTACGTGGACCGCCAGCAACTTACGGCCCGACAGTTGagtaaaaaaaggagaagaaaaaaaagtaAGGATCAGACCGGAGCGTAGCCGGAGGAGAAGAAGCCAAGCGACCGAGCGACGATGTCCATGGCCGTGCCGAGCTCGCTCCGCGCCCTGGCCCCTCCGGCTCTGCTCCCGTACCCTCTGGGGACGAGCGGGTCCGCGCGCCCGTCGCCGGCGCACCGGGCGGCGCGGGGGATGATGGTGGCCCGGCGGAGGGACGTGGcggttgcggcggcggcggtggcggcggacgcggGGTGGCTGGAGcggctgccggagaaggagaaGCCGCTGTACGCGCACAGCCTGCCGTGCATCGAGGCGTGGCTGCGCAGCGTCGGGTTCGCGCAGTCCCGCGAGGACCGCGCCGTGTGGGTCGCCGAGACGCCGCTCTGGCACGCCCGCCTCAGCCTCGACGTCACCGACCTCCACATCAGGTAGCCCGCCCGCCCGCCCACCCATCCACGCCGGCCGCCGTGCCGCTCTTCTGTAGAAAAAATAAAATCTCTCTGACTGAAGAGGAATTGCAGCGCGCTGTACGGCGAGCGATTCTGGTTCAGACAGTTCTTGCTCCTGCTTCGGCTGAATAATGCGACGATGCCAGTGTGTTCTTGCAGCTTAGTTAGCCCAATATAGCAAGCAATCGACTTGTCAGATTGCTCGACAGTGCAGTTCATCATTTTTATTATCCCAAGGATTATGGTTCAGCTAATGCTCTGCAAATCCTGTACCGAAAACCAAGCTGACAGTGCGATTACTGCTCCTACTTTTAGTCAGAAGGAAAGGCCCTGCCCTTTTCAGATCATAACTACTGACTTCATGATTTAGCACCCCTGACCACCTGAATTCCAAGATCGAGCTGCATCCTCATAACACCAAATGCAATGTTTCCAATGTGTTCTTGCGGCTTAGTTAGCCCAGTGTAGCAACTAGTAATTGACATGTCAGATTGCTTAACAGTTGGTTGTTTTCATTTTCACCAAGGATTGTGGCTCTGCAAATCCTGCGTTGCTAACCAAGCTGCGAATGCAAATACTACTGTTCTTTTAGATAGAGATGTCATTCTACCCTTTCCAGAACATACTGACTTTATAATTTATCATCTGACTAGCTGAATTCTATAAGATCGAAACTACATCCTCATGGCACTAGAAGGCATGAAACTCTTTGCTGATCGCCTGAATCATTATTGCCAGGACACTGATTATTTTCACTGAACCCTACTATTTTGAATCGACGTAATCAGATACCTGAAGAGCGGCCCAGGGAACCTGGAGAAGGACATGGAGAGGAGATTCAGCTACGCCCTGAGCAGAGAAGACATCGAGAACGCCATCCTCGGCGGACCCTGATAATCCCCCGTCCATCCACCAGCCAGCTCGGTCGAAACCAGGACCCTCCGTCCAAGCACGACCACCCCATGCAGGATCCCTTGTTCAAGTGTGATGTGATGTCAGAATTCAGTTCTGTATACTAATTTCGACGTGGTTAATCAGCACAAGCGAGATAGGATTCAGTGCCAGTGTCGCCTCTGTTTTCAAGCAGACCTGTACAGATATTTTCTCTGGATTGATCTTCTAAAAAGAACATTTTCTCTGAATTTCCTTTTTGTAGCTGGATTTTCTCTGGATTTCTGTTGATGACACGATGATCAGATATTTGATGCCAGTTTGTTTCTGCATCCAAGATGAAAATGGCTTTGCAAGATTCACCTGCAAAAACGGGTGTAGCTTTGCACAGTAGAAGTAGAAGCAAGTGTCAGTCTACTTTGAGTCTGAACCGCCGATTGGGCAGCAGTAGGTGGCTCAGCTCagcttctttttcttttcttttcgagataagcttcttttttatttttttattctttttagggttccttctttttttatttgatgATGAGGAATAGTAGTGGCTGAGCTGGTCCAGTCGAATCAGGCCACCACGCTTGCCCCGCGGCCCGAGCCCGTCCGTCAGGTCGGTCGTGTCAGAGGATAAGCGGGCTATCCTTCTAGCCCCGCCTGAGCTGGCACCTAGTCACGGACGCCTCCCACCCACCCCCTCCACACGACGCGGGCCACGTGGCCCACCAATCAGCCGTGGCCCGACCGCTACgcgaggggccggccggcgcaCATGGGCGGGGCGCACACGTGGTGCGAAAGCCCGTTCCGGCGGGGCCCGCGCGGGAGAAGCGGCCACCACGTCACCTGCATGACCGGGACGCCGCGCTGGCCCTCGGGGCGCGCGCGCGGCGACGCGTAGCCCGGCGGCGCGGTCGACACGTGGGGAATGGGTGGTGCGGGGTGACGCGGGATCGGACGGCGGGCCCCACCCCCACCCGCCGTTGGCCCAGCTCACCGATCCACTTGCACCGTCGCCCATCCCGCGATCCCAGGCTAGCTGCACCCCAAGAACCTACACGGCCGCGTGCTAGTTTGATTTGTTCCTCACCGAAATCTCACGTTGGTTACCTCGAAAATTAGCCAAGAAAGCTTGGTCAGTACATGAAGCTTGCAAAATATGCCATTGCTTTTTTTTCACACAGTACAGATGCATATATATACGCGTATAaattcatccctatgaacgcacacattcACACTACCCATCTCGTAGTCGACGGGACGTCTCCTTTCACTGaacgcgcatcgccggaaatccaaaAAAAATGCGAGCACCAGAACTTGAACTCTGATGAACTGTGGATATCACTGTCCACCTAGCCATCCAATTACAGGTTGGTTCACAAAATATGACATTGCTTGACCATTACACCTCGGTACGCCAATTTTTGATTGGCATGCGGTGCCTTTCTTAATTCTACCGTACCACAATTTTGTTCATGATGTCTCGTTCACAAAAAGCAAATGTTCATGTCTCGAAAAGTATTGCtttattttttagaaaaaaaagaCTTTGCTAATTCAGATGCGTGTTGGACGTCGGCACCCACAAAGATTTGGATGTATTTTAATTTCTAAAGGTATTTTTGTAAAGATTTATACTACTTAGCATATGAATGTATTATTTAATTTCTCTAAGGATGTTTTTATAAGGGTTTGTGTTATCTAATATTTGACCTTTGGACTTTAAAAAAGTGTATGTCCAAGTTTTGAATTACAGATCATTTTTTGAATGATCCGCGGTATTTATTATAAAGCAGAATGCGTAAATGTTTATTTTAATTTTGTGCCTATGCGTGAGATAGGTAATTAGATATAATCTTTCTTAAATGGGTTTAATCGAATAGTTTAATGTGACTCGATATGTGCCTGAATTATGCATTGTTGCACCACCTTTTATTGAGGTTTTGTAAAAAAAATCTCATATGTCTACAAAAGCAAGACTCAATGTCCAAATATCAATAGTCCATGTCGATAAATTGGCAAGAACATGTCACTGCCTATAGCTAGCGATCTTGGTTAAGTGGGTCTGAAGGAACAACTCAATGCAACTCAATATGCATGTGAATTATGTAAAATCAATGGCCACACAACCTTTCATTGATAGCCTATTTGGTTGGGCGAATTAGTGGTAGGGAGCAAAAATTTGAGGGGTTTATGACATATAATCCATTGTTTGGCTGGAGGGAGAGAGTTGAGGAGGGAATATGAAAGGGAATTAAGGGGAGCAATTCTCACATATCTCTTCCCTGCCCTTCCCTGTTAATTTAGGGGATGTTACTTTCTTTCAAACTTCCTGGTTAATTCCTACTGCACATTAAACATAATTTTGAGACTAAAAATCAAGTTTTCATGCCTAATCCACCACTAATTTTTCCATCCAATTTTCCATCATAGCCAACAGGTTGTGAGGTTTCTTCACAAAATATCATCTATCTACAAGTAGCAAGACCTAATGTCCGATAACGATAGTCCATGTCGGAAAATTGACAAGAACAAACACGTCTTGCGCGTTTAGCTTTAAAACCAATCGAGAAAAAGTGTGAAGAGCATGTCGCTCCTTTTTCTTGATTGAGAATGATGCTTGATCATACATATGTAGTTGCCTCCATCACCAATACATTATCTGTTTGAACTGCTAAAATATCtcatatatttagaaacagagctaGCTAATAATAAGACATTCTCGCTCATCTTGCACCCTAGGTGACACACTCTAGATTATTCTTGCTCCCTCCTTCATTCGACCTTCTTTGAACATGCAAGCCGAAGAttttttttctcataattttttttaATCTGTTTTTTATGAATATAGTGGTGATTTTATTGGACAGAAGATACCGTTTGCACTCGCTGAATATCCTTGTAGCACTCCCCGCATGAAATTATGGAGTCCATGTGGGAGCATATGAGTGAATGGCGATCGGTACATGCTCCCAAGGTGCGTGTTCCTATACCCAAGATAACTGAGAAATGGAAGCCTCCTGGCGAGGGGTGGCTAAAGATCAATTCCGATGGTGCTACGTCGAAACACGACAAT
The sequence above is a segment of the Triticum dicoccoides isolate Atlit2015 ecotype Zavitan chromosome 1A, WEW_v2.0, whole genome shotgun sequence genome. Coding sequences within it:
- the LOC119292839 gene encoding uncharacterized protein LOC119292839, which codes for MSMAVPSSLRALAPPALLPYPLGTSGSARPSPAHRAARGMMVARRRDVAVAAAAVAADAGWLERLPEKEKPLYAHSLPCIEAWLRSVGFAQSREDRAVWVAETPLWHARLSLDVTDLHIRYLKSGPGNLEKDMERRFSYALSREDIENAILGGP